One stretch of Podospora bellae-mahoneyi strain CBS 112042 chromosome 2, whole genome shotgun sequence DNA includes these proteins:
- a CDS encoding hypothetical protein (EggNog:ENOG503NWYU; MEROPS:MER0016159; COG:O; COG:T), with product MAQFVLQPHQDPKPSYINPSLVARSLVLNHPLCASVLFCVSFPSSQRGGLHEERVALLICFFQSAPDKYSFPQISYLFVLNSYSKASQHINVYQSNNREVNRKTTIMSRRGGPDQPYGGKPIVLPPPGFIKQSGRRGRYGPQQNVDDFWKRFTSHNPGKVTNIIPKNEYAEKLAKRTAAKDLANGGGGGRATSTSYEEAAALCRAKVDKIVKECKRVNQKYRDPHFDLEWDLKTRTRDCLESLSNCKDDYPEYDNSDDDKPRHPRQPPEWNPRGRQRARALGKKTKRNREGGEEEAEKEIDSVDESDHVRGGQTGYQKGSRKKSAEVRAEMSKLCPRSVKRVGDIFEDPQFFIKGPTADDVRQGRDGDCWLLAAICTLSNKPGLIERVCVARDENVGVYGFVFNRDGEWFSEIIDDKLYLIKQDYDEQVVDGLINVERRIWDDIENRPDPEEIFRRNFQSGSVALYFAQCENLNETWLPLLEKAYAKAHGDYQAIDGGFTAEGIEDLTGGVTSELNTTDILDKDAFWKNELMKVNQDFLFGCSTGHMACGYGNRRGIVERHAYSIMKAVEIDGVRLVMLKNPWGKGEWRGAWSDGSKEWTPEWLTKLNHKFGDDGSFWMSYKDLLRKYQRFERTRLFGPDWKITSIWTTLDVPWSPQYHHTKFAFTLERSGPVVLVLAQLDERYFRGLEGRYEFLLGFRVHKAGEEDYIVRCQASGHGMSRSISVELDLEAGEYTVLVLIDAEKHEGLMEPEEVLRANVKNRRDKILRIGLSHDLALSKAKIAETEEEKTAREAFKKRQQQKHREEVRKRYLDYQKKIHRQELRQIKQKKKQMAYEKAWRVGQQKKRDEKRRAARDSRQHMRQAAEQEQAGAEADDEADKPKGNNKARLDEGTQTEVAVEEGAEPNKKPKDGEEPMKVGEQPLAESQVQADSGAEKPKLDKETQTEIEAHEEKADDEAEAAAEPGVSTVGEDTPSLSSSGALAEKNNAAEEGSSNVPASPDEEAKQKEVTSEPVKAATTDDKEGATIDPAKDADVASNSKDIDPHPEATLKLKKALEVVSHFKAELEDLLGTRPEQNNVEQMPRQPHPPPMVPIYHQHPAQPHHHPFNGPHPLYQHPIIPQHMYQQHPGSQSRPPSRPPSRAPTADQQQFQPPPLSRPPTFYTHPQQQFQPQYQPGPPPAPPPEPQQPPTTPTTNPPAAPIPNSTPPTTAATSPTPPP from the exons ATGGCACAGTTCGTTTTGCAGCCGCACCAAGACCCGAAACCCTCCTATATAAACCCATCTCTTGTTGCTCGTAGCCTCGTCCTGAACCATCCTCTTTGCGCCAGCGTACTCTTTTGTGTTTCATTCCCTTCATCACAACGAGGAGGGCTCCACGAGGAGCGTGTGGCCTTGTTGATCTGCTTCTTCCAAAGTGCTCCTGATAAATACTCCTTCCCACAGATCTCTTATTTGTTTGTTCTTAATTCCTATTCAAAAGCAAGTCAGCACATAAATGTATATCAAAGCAACAATCGGGAGGTGAACAGGAAAACAACAATCATGTCTCGGCGAGGAGGCCCCGATCAGCCCTATGGCGGCAAGCCCATAGTCCTTCCGCCCCCGGGCTTCATCAAGCAGAGCGGCCGTCGTGGCAGATACGGTCCCCAGCAAAATGTCGACGACTTCTGGAAGAGATTCACCAGTCACAATCCAGGAAAAG TAACAAATATTATTCCCAAGAATGAATACGCCGAGAAGCTTGCCAAACGTACCGCCGCCAAAGACCTCGccaacggtggtggtggtggaagagcgACAAGCACCTCGTacgaggaggcggcggctcTTTGTCGAGCTAAAGTTGACAAGATTGTCAAAGAGTGCAAAAGAGTGAACCAGAAGTATCGCGATCCGCATTTCGACTT GGAGTGGGACCTCAAGACGAGAACGAGAGACTGTCTGGAGAGTTTGAGCAACTGCAAGGATGACTACCCAGAGTATGACAACAGTGACGACGATAAGCCTAGACATCCGAGGCAGCCCCCAGAGTGGAACCCCAGAGGACGGCAGCGCGCGAGAGCGTTGGGAAAGAAGACAAAAAGGAAtagggagggtggtgaagaagaggccgAGAAAGAGATCGATTCAGTTGACGAGAGCGACCATGTGCGCGGAGGTCAGACTGGCTATCAGAAAGGTAGCCGAAAAAAGTCCGCTGAGGTGAGGGCCGAGATGTCTAAGCTCTGCCCCCGGTCTGTCAAACGAGTGGGAGATATCTTTGAAGACCCCCAGTTTTTCATCAAAGGACCCACGGCAGACGATGTTCGTCAAGGGCGAGATGGTGACTGCTGGCTTCTCGCAGCCATCTGTACTCTTAGCAACAAGCCGGGCTTGATCGAGCGGGTCTGCGTCGCTCGTGATGAAAATGTCGGTGTATACGGTTTTGTCTTCAACCGTGATGGCGAGTGGTTCAGCGAAATCATCGACGACAAG CTGTACTTAATCAAGCAAGACTACGATGAGCAAGTCGTAGATGGCTTGATCAACGTCGAACGTCGAATATGGGATGACATTGAAAACCGCCCCGACCCCGAGGAAATTTTCCGGCGAAACTTTCAATCTGGAAGTGTCGCCCTGTATTTTGCGCAGTGTGAGAATCTGAACGAGACCTGGCTCCCGTTGCTGGAGAAGGCATATGCCAAAGCACATGGCGATTATCAAGCCATCGATGGCGGTTTCACGGCCGAGGGTATCGAGGATTTGACCGGCGGTGTGACTTCCGAGTTGAACACCACCGATATCCTGGATAAGGATGCTTTCTGGAAGAACGAGCTGATGAAGGTCAACCAAGACTTCTTGTTTGGATGTTCGACCGGTCACATGGCGTGCGGTTATGGGAACAGAAGAGGCATCGTCGAGAGGCACGCTTACTCCATCATGAAGGCCGTCGAGATTGATGGCGTGCGTCTGGTCATGTTGAAAAATCCGTGGGGCAAGGGTGAATGGCGAGGAGCATGGAGTGACGGCAGTAAGGAATGGACTCCCGAGTGGTTGACCAAGCTGAACCACAAGTTCGGTGATGACGGCTCATTTTGGATGTCGTACAAGGATCTGCTGCGTAAGTATCAGCGATTCGAACGTACGAGGTTGTTTGGGCCTGATTGGAAGATCACCTCGATCTGGACGACGCTCGATGTTCCGTGGTCGCCGCAATACCACCACACCAAGTTCGCCTTCACTTTGGAGAGATCGGGGCCAGTCGTTCTTGTCCTGGCGCAGCTTGATGAACGGTATTTCCGAGGCTTGGAGGGCCGGTATGAATTCCTGCTTGGGTTCCGTGTCCACAAGGCTGGCGAAGAGGACTACATCGTGCGATGTCAGGCTTCGGGCCACGGCATGAGCAGGTCTATCAGCGTGGAGCTAGACCTTGAGGCAGGCGAGTACACCGTCCTCGTTTTGATTGACGCGGAGAAGCATGAAGGTTTGATGGAGCCTGAGGAGGTGCTGCGCGCCAATGTCAAGAACCGCCGTGACAAAATACTCCGGATTGGCCTATCGCATGACCTAGCACTCAGCAAAGCCAAGATTGCAGAGactgaggaggaaaagactgCGCGTGAGGCCTTTAAGAAACGTCAACAGCAGAAGCACCGCGAAGAGGTCCGGAAGCGTTATCTTGACTATCAGAAAAAGATCCACCGCCAGGAGCTGAGGCAAATcaaacaaaagaagaagcagatggCCTACGAGAAGGCATGGAGAGTTGGGCAGCAGAAGAAACGTGACGAGAAGAGGCGCGCAGCTCGGGATTCCAGGCAGCATATGAGGCAGGCAGCAGAGCAGGAGCAGGCAGGGGCTGAAGCGGATGATGAAGCTGACAAGCCAAAGGGCAACAACAAGGCGAGGCTCGATGAGGGAACTCAGACTGAggttgctgtggaggagggcgcaGAGCCCAATAAGAAACccaaggatggcgaggaacCAATGAAGGTCGGGGAGCAACCTCTGGCCGAGTCACAAGTCCAGGCGGACTCGGGCGCGGAGAAGCCCAAGCTCGACAAAGAGACCCAAACTGAGATCGAAGCTCATGAGGAGAAAGCTGATGACGAGGCGGAAGCAGCAGCCGAACCCGGTGTGTCCACTGTCGGCGAGGATACTCCTTCCCTTTCATCGTCAGGAGCACTTGCCG AAAAGAACAATGCCGCAGAGGAAGGCAGCAGCAATGTTCCTGCCAGTCCTGACGAGGAAGCCAAACAGAAGGAGGTCACATCTGAGCCGGTTAAGGCAGCCACGACGGATGATAAAGAAGGAGCCACTATTGACCCAGCCAAAGATGCTGATGTTGCGTCCAACTCCAAGGACATCGATCCCCATCCCGAGGCTACCCTCAAGCTGAAAAAAGCTCTCGAAGTGGTCTCTCACTTcaaggccgagctcgaggacCTCCTCGGGACCAGACCTGAACAGAACAACGTCGAACAGATGcctcgtcaacctcacccGCCCCCCATGGTCCCCATctaccaccagcaccccgcccaaccccatcaccaccccttcaACGGGCCTCACCCTCTCTACCagcaccccatcatcccccaacaTATGTATCAGCAACATCCCGGCTCCCAATCCCGCCCCCCTTCTAGACCCCCCTCGAGAGCCCCTACAGCCGACCAACAACAATTCCagcctccccccctttcccgaCCCCCTACCTTTTACACacatccccagcagcaatTCCAACCTCAATACCAACCTggtccccctcccgccccccctccagaGCCCCAACAGCCCCCTACTACCCcgacaaccaacccccccgccgcccctatccccaacagcaccccCCCGACGACGGCGGCTACATCTCCGACACCCCCTCCATAA
- a CDS encoding hypothetical protein (EggNog:ENOG503NVZN; COG:S) yields MRSQLTRNAHRRLLAGGPGAPPCPASVLSSYHARARCLAASTPSLTLTTPPRRTFFGVFKKPARELKAPDVPPGYETLLQFRALEVEDARPPEREGLVTGFKEFFNHMRKRGGAAKIGRRISVPGSINSTQAFLAVRLLRHLLSTEGGGDSFTFADLKLILEIAVQPPRGKADNHLELVRLVYGETKRRIDHMRTIGLSEEEITQAIGISDRDQSTFFAYFITALTRFGASQEAVERMNDYQENLPKPSRVGAYTDDNFKAIQKANGMWIRVLRGLANEGLEDELIRSFSKLVKENGVKYSAGVHEILTTFYAERNRVEETKKWFSKPLFAGSIHPETYMAVVRFALRNNEQEWLESVMEGVVNSKPTKQVWDVVFQWAVLAKGKGVEDIKDMFKVMGSQKTEDPSRKLEPDGDTINSLISAAAEINNPYLAERFAMLGIELRIPPTIQTMLIQLDYRLDAGDMSGAAEVYGKLQKVVQGDEDVPVVNKYLRTLCASSQPPLERIISVTADLEHRHITLEPKTTRSLCSVFLRFDQQFEVIDTLSLHTVSYSLEERAIVRQAMMDYITDHKISTARVWDCYQLLKQFFPETSIEERVRLMDSFFDRKRPDMACYIFGHMRGHGNPAQRPNSDIYVKCFEGIGRFPDGESLRMVHNMLKMDTTVEMNTKLYNGLMLAYAACGDPIDALGFWRDITNSREGPSYNSLAIVMWACELAPRGEETAREIWKKMVRMDLEIPKVVFDGYLGALAASGKAQEEVKKLIGEMERGLGLGYGVGVETLGVTFNAIPTMEGKNAFADWAKVEHPEVWAELEKTGRRETMDGPKYNIERRFEA; encoded by the exons ATGCGGTCGCAGTTGACTCGCAATGCCCACCGTCGACTGCTGGCCGGCGGCCCTGGCGCCCCTCCATGTCCCGCTTCTGTGCTCTCGAGCTATCACGCCCGTGCTCGATGTCTCGCTGCCTCGACACCTTCGTTGACACTCACGACACCACCTCGAAGAACTTTCTTTGGCGTGTTTAAGAAGCCTGCCCGCGAACTCAAAGCTCCCGACGTCCCGCCCGGCTATGAAACCTTGCTCCAGTTCAGGGCCCTCGAGGTCGAAGATGCTCGCCCACCCGAAAGAGAAGGCTTGGTCACCGGCTTCAAGGAGTTTTTCAATCATATGAGGAAGCGCGGAGGAGCAGCAAAAATAGGCCGCCGTATCAGTGTTCCTGGGTCCATAAACTCGACCCAGGCCTTTCTAGCCGTGCGGCTGTTGCGCCATCTTTTATCCAccgaaggcggaggagactCTTTTACGTTTGCAGATCTCAAGCTCATACTCGAGATTGCTGTGCAGCCGCCGAGAGGAAAAGCGGATAACCACCTcgagttggtgaggttggtgtaTGGAGAAACGAAGCGGAGGATAGACCATATGCGGACCATCGGGctgagcgaggaggagatcacgCAGGCGATTGGCATCTCGGACAGAGATCAAAGCACGTTCTTTGCCTATTTCATTACCGCCCTTACGAGGTTCGGGGCATCGCAGGAGGCTGTGGAGAGGATGAACGACTACCAGGAGAACCTCCCAAAGCCGTCGCGGGTAGGGGCCTATACTGATGATAACTTTAAGGCTATTCAGAAAGCAAACGGGATGTGGATACGGGTCCTGCGAGGGCTTGCTAACGAAGGTTTGGAAGATGAACTGATTCGATCATTCAGCAAACTGGTCAAGGAAAACGGCGTCAAGTACTCGGCTGGCGTTCACGAGATCTTGACGACATTCTACGCCGAGCGCAACAGAGTTGAAGAAACAAAGAAATGGTTTAGCAAGCCACTGTTTGCTGGGAGCATCCACCCTGAAACATACATGGCGGTGGTACGATTTGCGCTACGAAACAACGAGCAAGAGTGGCTGGAATCGGTCATGGAAGGTGTAGTCAACTCCAAGCCAACAAAGCAGGTCTGGGACGTTGTATTTCAATGGGCCGTCTTGGCCAAGGGGAAGGGCGTGGAAGATATCAAGGACATGTTCAAGGTTATGGGATCACAAAAGACTGAAGACCCCAGCAGGAAGCTCGAACCAGATGGCGACACAATCAACTCTCTTATCAGCGCCGCTGCCgagatcaacaacccctACCTGGCGGAAAGGTTTGCCATGCTTGGAATAGAGCTCCGAATACCACCAACAATCCAGACGATGCTTATACAGCTAGATTACCGACTAGACGCTGGTGACATGAGCGGCGCAGCGGAGGTGTATGGCAAGCTTCAGAAAGTCGTCCAAGGCGACGAGGACGTTCCGGTGGTCAACAAGTATCTCCGCACCCTTTGCGCCTCTTCACAGCCACCGCTGGAGAGGATTATCAGCGTCACTGCCGACCTGGAGCACCGACATATCACGCTCGAACCGAAAACTACCAGATCCCTCTGCAGTGTCTTTTTGCGGTTTGACCAACAGTTTGAAGTCATCGATACCCTCTCACTTCACACGGTATCTTACTCTCTCGAAGAGCGCGCCATAGTCCGCCAGGCGATGATGGACTACATCACCGACCACAAAATCAGCACGGCCCGCGTCTGGGACTGCTACCAATTACTGAAACAGTTCTTCCCGGAAACCTCGATCGAGGAGCGCGTCCGGCTCATGGACTCGTTCTTTGACCGCAAGAGACCAGATATGGCGTGTTACATCTTTGGACACATGCGCGGACACGGGAACCCAGCCCAGAGACCAAACTCGGACATTTACGTCAAGTGCTTTGAGGGTATCGGGCGGTTCCCAGATGGGGAGTCGCTGAGGATGGTGCACAACATGCTCAAGATGGACACGACGGTGGAGATGAACACCAAGCTGTACAATGGGCTGATGCTGGCTTACGCGGCGTGCGGGGACCCGATTGATGCGTTGGGTTTCTGGAGGGATATCACGAATAGCAGGGAGGGGCCGAGCTATAACTCGTTGGCGATTGTGATGTGGGCTTGCGAGCTGGcgccgaggggggaggagacggcgagggagatttggaagaagatggtgaggatggattTGGAGATTCCAaaggtggtgtttgatgggtATTTGGGGGCGTTAGCGGCGAGCGGGaaggcgcaggaggaggtgaagaagttgattggggagatggagagggggttggggttggggtatggggttggggtagAGAC GCTGGGGGTAACATTCAATGCCATCCCGACAATGGAAGGGAAGAACGCGTTTGCTGATTGGGCAAAGGTGGAACACCCCGAGGTATGggctgagctggagaagacggggaggagggagacgatGGATGGGCCAAAGTACAATATTGAGAGGAGGTTTGAAGCTTGA
- a CDS encoding hypothetical protein (EggNog:ENOG503P3VJ; COG:J; BUSCO:EOG09264XLN), with product MSTKTFRPLALLRPPARFYSSQPTPSPALLTRSSASTKPPTATPSPTSILASLFAPEQPSAPSPTGHTNYGFEAAEDVVKHQHRADMYLRKHPRRWREGDVYAPHDLSPAEAKKWKVVKSPKRDVIDMLGVNPLDNYRNFSMISEFMTPLGRIMHSKDTGLRPVNQRKMAKAIRRAIGLGIHPSVHRHPEVMKMRGRINTAMNF from the exons atgTCCACTAAAACCTTCCGCCCCCTAGCCCTCCTCCGGCCACCAGCAAGATTCtactcctcccaacccaccccctcccccgccctcctcacccgcTCGTCAGCTtcaaccaaacccccaacagcaaccccctccccaacctcaatcctcgcctccctcttcgccccGGAACaaccctccgccccctcccccaccggcCACACCAACTACGGCTTCGAAGCCGCCGAGGATGTCGTCAAGCACCAGCATCGCGCCGACATGTACCTCCGCAAACACCCCCGCCGCTGGCGCGAAGGCGACGTCTACGCCCCCCACGACCTGAGCCCGGCCGAGGCCAAAAAGTGGAAGGTCGTCAAGAGCCCAAAGAGGGATGTGATTGACATGTTGGGGGTGAACCCGCTGGATAATTACAGG AACTTCTCCATGATCTCCGAATTCATGACCCCCTTGGGCAGAATCATGCACTCCAAGGACACCGGCCTCCGTCCCGTCAACCAGCGCAAGATGGCCAAGGCCATCAGGAGGGCCATCGGTCTCGGCATCCACCCATCCGTCCACAGACACCCCGAAGTCATgaagatgagggggaggatcaACACTGCCATGAATTTCTAG
- the GTS1 gene encoding Protein gts1 (EggNog:ENOG503NZCV; COG:T), whose protein sequence is MSGAMSKRQAARNEKVLQELVQTVPGNNFCADCSARNPSWASWSLGIFLCMRCATLHRKMGTHVSKVKSLSMDSWTNEQVDNMKKVGNVVSNKIYNPDNKKPSIPVDVEEADSVMERYIRSKYMNRTLAAAKKHHTGNSDDTPPPLPPKTPSRFGLRSASSIFPLGSKKKSSPGREPTSPRDDRSHPPLRNKGSAVFGVSFSAEPDKVEETEQKLTKLRDMGFTDESRNAMVLKGVGGNLEKAIEALVRLGEGSGRAPGGLLQPVRTSSMPLSRNLTTGTPTSARPISPASTNPFDMLETPPPPQPLSSQSTGTLQNKNPYLSTNPFGAPQQAQPAPSAFDLAFQNLSLAPPQQPLFPNHTGGLLPQQQQQQVQQTQAIYQQQPMTAPLGGPFTGMVSPGEQPYGQVGVYGSQTYPQPQPLQPQSTGYNPFFQNQQPQQQPLSVNTTGFNGNYGNNPFTKSPTRLQSPMLSQIPEQTQQNFYATQPQQQLQQSNPFFSQQPNALQQPQQQQQQQQYGQLSPVLQAPQQQVPQQMGLSPQVTGYFAQHQPQQQQQQLPYQQQMPVQQQRPDKASILALYGQQPQVSANPYGAPQDIAQTTPVQTPNSLYPPSQQPQQQQAVSTPVSPAATGSKNPFAMNMAGATAPAAAAAAPQQETKLHNVSRESMMAVGLEWTNGRHSPDAFSGLSARGR, encoded by the exons ATGTCGGGAGCCATGAGCAAGCGCCAGGCGGCGCGCAATGAGAAAGTCTTGCAAGAGCTTGTTCAGACCGTTCCCGGCAACAACTTTTGCGCCGATTGTTCAGCCCGAAATCCAT CTTGGGCATCATGGAGT TTGGGCATCTTTTTGTGCATGCGGTGCGCTACCCTGCACCGAAAGATGGGGACACACGTGTCCAAGGTCAAGTCGCTAAGCATGGACAGTTGGACCAACGAACAAGTCGAT AACATGAAGAAGGTCGGCAATGTTGTTTCGAACAAGATCTACAACCCCGACAACAAGAAGCCTTCCATCCCCGTCGACGTCGAAGAGGCCGACAGCGTTATGGAGCGATATATCCGCTCAAAGTACATGAATCGGACCTTGGCcgcggccaagaagcaccACACCGGCAACAGTGACgatacccctcctccgctcccacCAAAGACCCCAAGCAGATTTGGCCTCCGTTCTGCCTCGTCGATATTTCCACTGGGCTCTAAGAAGAAGTCGAGTCCAGGCCGCGAACCGACTAGTCCTCGTGATGACCGATCTCACCCTCCACTTCGAAACAAGGGGTCTGCTGTGTTTGGCGTAAGCTTTTCGGCTGAACCGGACAAGGTGGAGGAAACGGAGCAAAAGTTGACCAAACTCCGGGATATGGGTTTCACGGATGAAAGTAGGAATGCGATGGTTTTGAAGGGCGTGGGTGGAAACTTGGAGAAAGCGATTGAGGCCTTGGTACGGTTAGGAGAGGGCAGTGGAAGAGCACCCGGAGGCCTGTTGCAGCCAGTACGGACGTCATCGATGCCATTGAGCAGGAATTTGACGACAGGAACACCAACTTCGGCACGTCCGATCAGTCCAGCAAGTACAAACCCGTTCGACATGCTCGagacgccgccgccaccacagCCTTTGTCTTCGCAATCAACAGGGACTTTGCAGAACAAAAATCCGTATCTATCGACGAATCCTTTCGGTGCTCCCCAGCAGGCtcaaccagcaccatcagCTTTCGATTTGGCTTTCCAGAACTTATCACtagctcctcctcagcagccattATTCCCGAATCATACAGGCGGTCTActtcctcaacagcagcagcaacaggtaCAGCAGACCCAAGCGATCTATCAACAGCAACCGATGACGGCTCCACTTGGGGGTCCTTTTACTGGTATGGTATCGCCTGGGGAGCAGCCTTATGGCCAGGTGGGAGTGTATGGTAGCCAAACATATCCCCAGCCGCAACCTCTGCAACCCCAGTCAACCGGATACAATCCCTTTTTCCAGAaccagcagcctcaacagcagccattGTCTGTCAATACTACTGGTTTCAACGGGAACTACGGAAACAACCCCTTTACCAAGTCACCAACCCGTCTCCAGTCACCAATGCTCAGTCAGATTCCCGAACAGACGCAGCAAAATTTCTACGCGacccagcctcaacagcaactgCAGCAGTCGAatcccttcttctctcaacaacccaacGCTCTGcagcaaccacagcagcagcagcagcagcagcagtacgGACAGCTCTCACCCGTGTTGCAAGcaccccaacaacaagtACCACAGCAGATGGGTCTCTCGCCCCAAGTGACCGGTTACTTCGCCCagcaccaaccacaacagcagcagcagcaacttcCATATCAGCAACAAATGCCCGTGCAACAGCAAAGACCAGACAAGGCCTCCATCCTGGCTCTCTACGGCCAACAGCCCCAGGTATCGGCAAACCCATATGGAGCTCCTCAGGACATAGCACAGACCACACCAGTCCAAACACCCAACTCGCTTTACCCACCGTCTCAGCagccccagcaacagcaggcAGTGTCCACGCCCGTTAGTCCCGCGGCGACGGGCAGCAAGAACCCGTTTGCGATGAACATGGCCGGTGCGAcagcgccagcagcagccgctgctgctcctcagcAAGAGACAAAGCTGCACAATGTCAGCAGGGAGAGCATGATggctgttgggttggagTGGACTAATGGCCGGCATAGCCCGGATGCGTTTTCGGGGTTGAGTGCCAGGGGGCGGTAA
- the imp3 gene encoding U3 small nucleolar ribonucleoprotein imp3 (BUSCO:EOG09264Y0W; COG:A; EggNog:ENOG503NXNU): MVRKLKFHEQKLLKKHDFVNYKQDNKHRDHDVSRRYMIQKPEDYHKYNKICGSLRQLAHRLSLLPPDNEVRRKHETLLLDKLYDMGILSTKSKLSNVEHKVTVSALARRRLPVVMTRLRMAETVQAATKMVEQGHVRVGVEQIQDPSFLVTRSMEDFVTWTADSKIKRNIMKYRDKLDDYDLL; the protein is encoded by the exons ATGGTCAGGAAACTCAAGTTTCATGAGCAGAAGCTCTTGAAGaa GCATGACTTTGTCAATTACAAGCAGGATAACAAGCATCGGGATCATGATGTTTCGAG GCGGTATATGATTCAGAAGCCGGAGGATTAT CACAAATACAACAAGATTTGTGGCTCTCTTCGGCAATTGGCCCACCGTCTTAGT TTGCTTCCACCAGATAACGAGGTCAGAAGAAAACACGAGACCCTTCTCCTGGACAAGCTCTATGACATGGGCATTCTTTCA ACCAAGTCAAAGCTGTCTAATGTCGAGCACAAAGTCACAGTCTCAGCCCTTGCCAGACGGCGGTTACCAGTCGTTATGACCAGATTACGCATGGCCGAGACCGTTCAGGCTGCCACCAAGATGGTGGAGCAGGGCCATGTCcgtgttggtgttgagcaaATCCAAGATCCCAGCTTCCTGGTGACGAGAAGTATGGAGGACTTCGTCACCTGGACCGCTGACAGCAAGATCAAGCGGAACATCATGAAGTACCGCGACAAGCTGGATGATTATGATCTGCTCTAG
- a CDS encoding hypothetical protein (EggNog:ENOG503P5U7; COG:S), whose translation MSHTAPPTIISLKTNFLSAQTRALSNPLHPSRAWLTTNEELPDKAVNDVMAKLNNRVLQHCKRVYAPQATRHVAEQIEVLYISSSYESLELEGMGGGGRGEGGGGFRYVPIQKQDDEEKEWVLIINSGGGGD comes from the coding sequence ATGTCACACACCGCCCCACCAACAATCATATCCCTCAAAACCAACTTTTTGAGTGCTCAAACGCGCGCGTTGTCGAACCCGTTGCATCCGTCCCGCGCCTGGCTGACGACAAACGAGGAGTTACCGGACAAGGCTGTGAATGACGTGATGGCGAAGCTGAATAACAGGGTGCTGCAGCACTGCAAACGGGTGTATGCGCCACAGGCGACGAGGCATGTTGCTGAGCAGATTGAGGTGCTTTATATCTCGTCTTCTTACGAAAGTCtggagttggaggggatggggggggggggaaggggtgagggagggggaggatttAGGTACGTACCTATACAAAaacaagatgatgaggaaaagGAGTGGGTGCTGATAATTAATagcggaggggggggtgattga